The window GGCAGATATGCGTTTCGATCCCCGAGATGGTTCTTGCCGATTTGCGCCGTCGCGTAGCCGAGCGGTTTGAGGAAATCCGCGATCGTCGGATCGGACTCCTGCAAGCCTTGTTTCGCCGCAGGTAGGCCGACTTTCAGCAGGCCCGTGCGGAACGGCGTCTGCCCGGTGATGAAGGCCGCGCGCCCCGCAGTGCAGGATTGTTGTCCGTAGTAATCGGTGAATAGCGCACCGTCGCGTGCGAGACGGTCGATGTTTGGCGTGCTGCCGCCTAGGCGGTCACCGCAGCGGCGGTAACTTGGCTTTTGTCCAGCTCTCGAAGGTAGTCCGCCGACCAGTGGTAGATCGTATATGCTTCAAGTTTGTCCATCATCGACCGCCAGCGCCCGATACGCTCCTCACCCGGCATGTTGACTGCCTGCCAAATTGCCTCCCTGATTTCTTCAGGACGGTTCGGATCCACCAGCAGCGCCTCCTTGTCGTTGAAGTCTTCAGCCGCACCCGCGAACTTCGAGAGCACCAGAACGCCAGGGTCCTTCGGATTCTGTGCAGCAACATATTCTTTCGCGACGAGATTCATGCCGTCACGCAACGGCGTCACGACGCCAACACGCGCAGCGCGGTAAAGACGCGCAAGTGCGGACTGGCTGAACGATTCGTTCTTGTACTGGATCGGGCTCCACTCGTCCGTGCCGTGCTCGGCATTGACCTCGTTGATCCGGCCCTCCACCTCGTTTTTATACTTCTGATACTCTTCGACGTCGGCGCGTGAGGGGGGCGCGATCTGCAACAGCGAGATGCTGCGCGGCTCGGCCTTCAAAAGCTGATTGAACCCTTCGACCTTTTTGTCGATGCCCTTCGTGTAGTCGAGCCGGTCGACGCCGATCGCAAGCGTGGTGCCCTCGACGCTTTTCAGCAAGGACGACACTTTCTCCTGCTCTGCGGGAGACAAGTCTGCAACCAGGTATTCTGCGAACTGCTTCGGATCGATACCGATTGGGAACTTTTGACATCGCGTTTGGCCGCGCTCTGAGATCACAACGCCATCCTTGCTCTCCAGCCCGAGATGGGAACGCAGACAGGCGAGGAAGTTATTCACGTCCCGGTTCGTCTGAAAGCCCAACAGATCATACTCCAGCATCGACTTCATCAGTTCGCGATGATTGGACACGAGCTTGATCATGTCAGGGGCGGGCCATGGCGTATGCAGGAAAAAGCCGGTCGGCCCTTCGATGCCGAGCTTACGAAGGTCGGCCGCGAGAGGAAATAAATGATAGTCGTGCACCCAGAATGCGTCCCGATCCTGCAAGCCAAATGCCGCGCGCGCGATGAAGTCGTTCATCTCTCGATAGCTGCGGTACCCCGCTTGCGTGCGCGACATCCGGTCGGACAGAGAGTGCAATGCCGGCCACAACGTCGAGTTCGAATAATCTCGATAGTAGCCGGGATAGTGCGCAACCGGAAGATCGAGCTTGGCCACATGGGCTTTGCCAGCCTTCTCGAGCAGCAGAGGCTTCTCAGTCCCGTCGCCGAGGATATCCGAGGAGAACATCCAGACCGCCCCGGAACATTCCAAGACTGGCTCGAGGCCTGCGGCAAGTCCGCCGCTCTGGGGTTTATTGGGATCGAAGCGAGCGCCGCGGTTCGAAATGACGACCAGCTTCATGTTTGGCGGCTGGCCCACCAAATCAAGACGATCGTTAAGGTCGCTCGCGATAACAGGCTGGGAAGGACCTCCACTGGCTTGCTGCTCCAGCTGTAGTGGGATCTCGCTCAGGTATCGATCAAACGCCGCATGGCCTATCGTTTCAGGTTGCTGAGCGGCGTGTAACATAGCATCGGGGCTCAATGTTGCCGCTCTGAGAGTGTCATGGACTCGCTCCATTTCCTAACTCCGTTTGACGATGTTTCCGTCTGATGCGGTTCGCGATCAGCCCCCACTTATTTCTCAGCCCTCGTTATTTCCACCTCACAAGACTAGCAGGTCTAGCTCTCGGGAAGCTGACCAGGCGCCGAGCCAAATAGCGGTATCGGCGCTCCCATCCAGGACTGCAGCGCGATCGTGGCGGATGGGCCGTCGGCGCATCGGATTGAAAGAAGACTACCTTGGCCTTGATCGCGTTGATGAGCGCATGTAGGCCGCTGGATACAGCCGGACAAGGCGATCTCTAACACGCGACGGAAAAGATCGCTCTCTCGGAACCGGCCATGATACCGCGTGCGTGATCCTCTGTTGATCTTCGGCCGTTTGACCGGGCGCAGCACTTGTCGCGACCACGAACCACGTTTATCGCCCGCATCGTACAGACGCAAAAACTGGGGATACCGGCGAGCGGTCGCCGGAACCAGTCGCGGCCCCGCGAAGCTCTCGTCTACGATCCTGAGCTTCTCCGCACTCGTCCAGCGGCGCCGACGACCGCTCTCCACCACCTCTATGCGGCTCAGCACCGCACTGACCTTATGCACATCCATAAGACTACACTCCCAACCTTTTCACAAGACGGCCTTGCTCGGGTACGTACGTTTCGGCGGCAATGTGCGAGATAACTGAGTCTGCGCGCAAGAAGGAGGAAACCGATAATCCCATCCCGCTTGGAACGCGAAACCTGGCGTTTTGGGGCTCTTCTTTGATGCGAACCGGGACAGCAATCCCGTTTCATACTTAGGCTACTCAGGTCTGGCTGGGACAACGTAATGAACCCTACCAATTCCCGGAGGAGCATGCGGACGTGAAGTCCAATAGAGACTCCTTACCAGAGCGCGAACTCAGCGCCGAATCGCAGCGTCAGAAATGTTGGCAGTTGAAAGCGCCGCCGGAGAGATACGTACGTGACAGAGCACCCTCATTTACCGTCTGTCATGGCTGAGTGAGGGCTGGCGACAAGCACGAACTGACAGTCGATCGAACGTCCAGCAGCAGCGTCGACATCGTTCACCGCAAAGTGACACCGCCGCCAGAAATTGGGACGCCTAAAACTTGATTTTACCATGCCCCACATCCATCCAACTCGCTCTCTCTCTCACTACACTGCACCAGTTAATACCGAACCCGACGACACTTCGTATGATACTACAGTTTCGTCATCGGTTGACGGGTCTGGTGTCATCGGGCTGTCTGCTTGCAGACAAATCGCCGAAGGCATTAATGGAAATCCTTGAGCGGTTGATT of the Bradyrhizobium sp. WSM1417 genome contains:
- a CDS encoding trehalose-6-phosphate synthase; protein product: MERVHDTLRAATLSPDAMLHAAQQPETIGHAAFDRYLSEIPLQLEQQASGGPSQPVIASDLNDRLDLVGQPPNMKLVVISNRGARFDPNKPQSGGLAAGLEPVLECSGAVWMFSSDILGDGTEKPLLLEKAGKAHVAKLDLPVAHYPGYYRDYSNSTLWPALHSLSDRMSRTQAGYRSYREMNDFIARAAFGLQDRDAFWVHDYHLFPLAADLRKLGIEGPTGFFLHTPWPAPDMIKLVSNHRELMKSMLEYDLLGFQTNRDVNNFLACLRSHLGLESKDGVVISERGQTRCQKFPIGIDPKQFAEYLVADLSPAEQEKVSSLLKSVEGTTLAIGVDRLDYTKGIDKKVEGFNQLLKAEPRSISLLQIAPPSRADVEEYQKYKNEVEGRINEVNAEHGTDEWSPIQYKNESFSQSALARLYRAARVGVVTPLRDGMNLVAKEYVAAQNPKDPGVLVLSKFAGAAEDFNDKEALLVDPNRPEEIREAIWQAVNMPGEERIGRWRSMMDKLEAYTIYHWSADYLRELDKSQVTAAAVTA